From the Rhizobium sp. SL42 genome, the window AACCGAGCAGACGCCGCGCGCGGCGGGACGAATGGGTACCATAGGCCTTGGCGATGCGATGGTCGGACGGGCACTCCTCCGACAACAAGGCGGCCTTGGCGAGCAGCAGGAATACGCCCTGCAGGTCGTCGGAAACACGCACCGACAGATCGAGTGCCGTCGCCCACGCAGCGCTCGCCGCCGTCTCCTCATCTACGCCGGAACGTGAAATCGCCACGCGTCGACGAAACTCACCCATCGGCATTGGCGGTCCTGACACCCGGCGCATCCGGGCCCGCACGAGAAACTCCTGGTAAAGCACGCTGTCGGTGCGATAGGCGGCCTGAGGATCCCCGAGAATTTCCGACAGAACGGCAGCCAGCCGCTCCTCGCGTTCCTCCGCCGACATTTCAGCGCCGCGCGTTGGCGTTCCCGGTTCGCTGCCGCCGACAGGTGACAGGGCAGCCGGTATCGATCGCGACAATTCTGCGAGAATGTCCGTCGTCGGACGCGGTGCCGGCGGCGCCCGGCGCACGATCGGCCGTGTGAACTCTTCCGGATCCGGCGTGAAGATCAGATCCTCGACATCCTGTGGCGCATCCGGCAGAGGCATCAGCTTCGGGCTGGACGAACGCGCCGATGTCTCCACCTCGCCAATCACGATCGGCAAGGGGCGGCGCGACAGGGCTGGGCCAAGCGCCACGAAATTGCCGCGCTGCAGATCGCGGAACATCTCGGCCTGGCGACGGTCCATGCCGAGCAGGTCGGCGGCGCGCGCCATATCGATATCGAGAAAGGTGCGGCCCATCAGGAAGTTAGACGCTTCGGCGGCCACATTCTTCGCCAGCTTCGCCAGGCGTTGGGTGGCGATTACCCCGGCAAGCCCGCGCTTACGGCCACGGCACATCAGATTGGTCATGGCGCCGAGCGACATCTTGCGCGCATCTTCCGAAACATCGCCGCCGACCGCCGGCGCAAACATCTGCGCCTCGTCAACCACGACCAGA encodes:
- a CDS encoding ATP-binding protein, producing MQVGIDMGTLTGGAQAKLDIEELLATRLLVQGNSGSGKSHLLRRLLEQSAQWVQQVIIDPEGDFVTLSDRYGHVVVDGERTEAELAGIADRIRRHRVSCVLTLEGLDVEQQMRAAAAFLNGMFDADREFWFPVLVVVDEAQMFAPAVGGDVSEDARKMSLGAMTNLMCRGRKRGLAGVIATQRLAKLAKNVAAEASNFLMGRTFLDIDMARAADLLGMDRRQAEMFRDLQRGNFVALGPALSRRPLPIVIGEVETSARSSSPKLMPLPDAPQDVEDLIFTPDPEEFTRPIVRRAPPAPRPTTDILAELSRSIPAALSPVGGSEPGTPTRGAEMSAEEREERLAAVLSEILGDPQAAYRTDSVLYQEFLVRARMRRVSGPPMPMGEFRRRVAISRSGVDEETAASAAWATALDLSVRVSDDLQGVFLLLAKAALLSEECPSDHRIAKAYGTHSSRRARRLLGYFEEQGLVVVHTDFSGKRIVAFPDLEAETQPGDPNLMDADVPTQSAAE